One window of the Ureibacillus sp. FSL W7-1570 genome contains the following:
- the tnpB gene encoding IS66 family insertion sequence element accessory protein TnpB (TnpB, as the term is used for proteins encoded by IS66 family insertion elements, is considered an accessory protein, since TnpC, encoded by a neighboring gene, is a DDE family transposase.), whose protein sequence is MLSKTPIQHVYLAAGATDLRKSIDGLAAIIQMSFQLNPFSSNLFVFCNRKRDKLKILHWDHNGFWLYYRRLEKGVFQWPDERTPGPLCITPRQFSWLLDGLSFEQKQAHEQVSAKIMV, encoded by the coding sequence ATGTTAAGTAAAACACCCATTCAACATGTTTATTTAGCAGCGGGGGCAACGGATTTACGCAAGTCGATTGATGGATTAGCAGCCATTATTCAAATGAGCTTTCAGTTAAATCCTTTCTCTTCTAATCTCTTTGTTTTCTGTAATCGGAAACGAGATAAATTGAAAATTCTCCATTGGGATCACAATGGGTTTTGGTTGTACTATCGTCGTTTAGAGAAAGGGGTCTTTCAATGGCCTGATGAAAGAACTCCCGGCCCTTTGTGCATCACTCCCCGCCAATTCAGTTGGTTGCTCGATGGTCTTTCATTTGAACAAAAACAAGCACATGAACAAGTATCAGCTAAAATCATGGTTTAA
- a CDS encoding IS66 family transposase, translating into MNKHKQTNESTIEELQARNAELKKQNEALQAKIKWLEEQFRLSQHKKFGASSEKTNPDQLELPLFNEAEITADTEVEEPTLETITYKRKKSVGQRDAKLENLPTETIHYRLAEEEQVCLCCGGTVHEMSTEIRREIKIIPAQVKVVEHVQHIYSCRQCEREGIETPIVTAKMPTPIYPKSLASASAMAYIMNQKYVEGMPLYRQEKQLERFGVYLSRQTLANWMIYGATNWLSILYKRMHELLLENDILHADETTLQVLAEPGRKADSKSYMWMYRTGRDVPPIILYDYQTTRHSKHPKAFLKGFKGYLHVDGYAGYHELKDVELVGCWAHARRKFDEALKALPANVDKTSSTAAEGIQFCNQLFQIERQISEKFENCTPEQRKEYRLEHSKPVLDAFLAWLKTKRPQVPPKSKLGEAITYCINQWSKLIVFLEDGRLEIDNNRAERSIKPFVMGRKAWLFAQSMKGASASAIIYSIVETAKENQLNPLNYLTYLFEQLPLIDHNDVEAIDQLLPWSKTIPEECRVPNKTK; encoded by the coding sequence ATGAACAAACACAAACAAACCAATGAATCAACAATTGAAGAACTGCAAGCGAGAAATGCGGAACTCAAAAAACAAAATGAAGCCTTACAGGCTAAAATCAAATGGTTGGAAGAACAATTCCGCCTTAGCCAACATAAAAAATTTGGGGCTTCCAGTGAAAAAACGAATCCGGATCAACTCGAACTTCCTCTTTTTAATGAAGCTGAAATCACAGCGGATACAGAAGTGGAAGAACCTACACTTGAAACCATTACTTATAAACGGAAGAAGTCTGTAGGACAACGCGATGCGAAACTAGAGAACTTGCCGACGGAAACGATTCACTATCGTTTAGCCGAAGAAGAGCAGGTTTGTTTGTGTTGCGGTGGAACCGTACACGAAATGAGTACGGAAATACGAAGAGAAATCAAGATTATTCCTGCTCAAGTAAAAGTCGTTGAGCATGTTCAACATATTTACAGTTGCCGTCAATGTGAACGGGAAGGAATCGAGACACCGATTGTCACAGCCAAAATGCCAACACCAATTTACCCAAAAAGTTTGGCATCTGCATCGGCTATGGCCTATATCATGAACCAAAAATACGTGGAAGGAATGCCTCTTTATCGTCAAGAAAAGCAGTTGGAACGATTCGGTGTGTATTTATCACGCCAAACGCTCGCCAACTGGATGATTTATGGTGCAACCAATTGGCTTTCCATTCTATATAAACGGATGCATGAGCTATTACTCGAAAACGATATTCTACATGCGGATGAAACTACACTTCAAGTTCTAGCAGAACCTGGACGAAAAGCGGATTCGAAGTCTTATATGTGGATGTATCGAACAGGACGAGACGTACCGCCAATCATCTTATATGATTATCAAACGACTCGTCACAGTAAACATCCGAAGGCTTTTCTAAAAGGATTTAAGGGATATCTGCATGTAGATGGATATGCAGGATATCATGAATTAAAGGATGTCGAACTGGTAGGGTGTTGGGCACATGCAAGGCGAAAATTCGATGAAGCACTGAAGGCATTACCAGCCAATGTGGATAAAACATCATCAACCGCTGCAGAAGGAATTCAATTCTGTAATCAATTATTCCAGATTGAAAGACAAATCAGTGAAAAATTTGAGAACTGTACTCCCGAACAGCGCAAAGAATACCGTCTTGAACACAGTAAACCTGTGTTAGACGCTTTTTTGGCATGGCTAAAAACAAAACGCCCTCAAGTTCCCCCAAAAAGCAAATTGGGAGAGGCAATTACATATTGTATAAATCAATGGAGTAAGCTCATAGTGTTTTTAGAAGATGGTCGACTTGAAATCGATAATAATCGTGCGGAACGATCGATTAAACCATTCGTGATGGGCCGGAAGGCATGGCTATTTGCACAATCGATGAAAGGTGCATCAGCCAGCGCTATTATTTATAGCATTGTCGAAACAGCTAAAGAGAATCAATTAAATCCATTGAACTACTTAACCTATCTTTTCGAACAATTACCATTGATAGATCACAATGATGTAGAAGCCATCGATCAACTCCTTCCTTGGTCGAAGACAATTCCAGAAGAATGTCGCGTACCAAATAAAACTAAATAG
- the copZ gene encoding copper chaperone CopZ, whose amino-acid sequence MTITLHVQGMTCGHCKAAVTNALKELDGVKRVEVHLQEGTVDVDYDETKVNVEKLKEAIEEQGYDVK is encoded by the coding sequence ATGACTATTACATTACATGTACAAGGCATGACTTGCGGACACTGCAAAGCGGCAGTGACGAATGCCCTTAAAGAACTGGATGGGGTAAAACGTGTAGAAGTGCATCTGCAGGAAGGTACTGTCGATGTAGATTATGATGAAACAAAAGTAAATGTAGAAAAACTTAAAGAAGCGATTGAAGAGCAAGGATACGATGTCAAGTAA
- a CDS encoding multicopper oxidase family protein — MKKLLFGTVLAGVVAIGAACSNDSMQGHDMANMKNKTPEVSKQLPSATNMEVLTGKEIHLTAKEALLQINDKVKLPVYTYNGSVPGAQIRVKQGDTVKIHLKNELPEPVTIHWHGYPVPNRQDGVPGVTMNAIQPGETFTYEFTATVPGTYWYHSHQESAKQVDKGLYGTFIVEPRNEEKADRDYTLVFDEWISNPDESNMDMSGMDHSQMEHGSMNSMNHDMSMYDIFTINGKSGSAIKPLKVKKGEKVRLRLVNAGYMSHKLHLHGHDFKIVATDGQPLKDPQPIKDELLNIAPGERYDIEFTANNPGEWLLECHGNMKGTGDMKVKIQYEGEKGNTDKANATENLPVVDMTSYGKQELGEFTLDQKYDVEYTMDLGTAMGKDGMVFTINGKTYPETAPVNVKTGDLVKVKLVNHSPTDLHPMHLHGHFFQVLSKNGKPITGSPLIKDTLNLKPGEEYVVAFKADNPGNWMFHCHDLHHASAGMVTEVTYKDYKSDYKPDPNDTTNKPE; from the coding sequence ATGAAGAAATTATTGTTTGGAACCGTTTTGGCGGGAGTTGTTGCTATTGGTGCGGCATGCTCAAACGATTCGATGCAAGGACATGATATGGCAAACATGAAAAATAAAACGCCTGAAGTCAGCAAACAACTGCCTTCAGCAACAAATATGGAAGTGTTAACGGGCAAAGAGATTCACCTTACCGCAAAGGAAGCGCTATTACAAATAAATGACAAAGTAAAACTTCCGGTCTACACGTACAATGGATCGGTTCCAGGAGCACAAATCCGGGTGAAACAAGGAGATACGGTGAAAATCCATTTGAAAAATGAATTACCAGAACCGGTTACGATTCACTGGCATGGCTACCCTGTTCCAAATCGTCAAGATGGAGTTCCGGGCGTCACGATGAACGCAATTCAACCGGGTGAAACCTTTACGTATGAATTTACTGCAACCGTACCGGGAACATATTGGTATCATTCTCATCAAGAAAGCGCGAAACAAGTAGATAAAGGGTTGTATGGCACATTCATCGTAGAGCCGAGGAATGAAGAAAAAGCCGATCGGGATTATACACTTGTATTCGATGAATGGATAAGTAATCCTGATGAAAGCAACATGGATATGAGCGGCATGGATCATAGTCAGATGGAACATGGCTCGATGAACAGTATGAATCACGATATGAGTATGTATGATATTTTTACGATTAACGGGAAAAGCGGTTCCGCTATCAAACCTTTAAAAGTGAAGAAAGGAGAAAAAGTACGACTTCGCCTTGTAAACGCAGGATACATGTCCCACAAACTCCATTTACACGGTCATGATTTTAAAATTGTCGCAACAGACGGGCAACCGTTAAAAGATCCGCAGCCAATCAAAGATGAATTATTAAATATTGCTCCGGGTGAACGTTACGATATTGAATTTACAGCGAATAATCCGGGAGAATGGTTATTAGAATGCCATGGTAATATGAAAGGTACCGGTGACATGAAAGTGAAAATTCAATACGAAGGCGAAAAAGGCAACACTGATAAAGCGAATGCAACAGAAAATTTACCTGTAGTTGATATGACAAGCTACGGAAAGCAAGAGTTGGGTGAATTTACATTAGATCAAAAATATGATGTAGAGTATACAATGGATTTAGGAACCGCGATGGGCAAAGATGGCATGGTCTTCACGATTAATGGGAAAACGTATCCTGAAACAGCACCTGTCAATGTGAAGACAGGAGATTTAGTAAAAGTAAAATTGGTGAACCATTCACCGACAGATTTACATCCTATGCATTTACACGGACACTTCTTCCAAGTATTAAGTAAAAATGGTAAGCCAATTACAGGCTCTCCATTGATTAAGGATACGTTGAATTTAAAACCGGGTGAAGAATATGTAGTCGCATTTAAAGCGGATAATCCGGGAAATTGGATGTTCCATTGCCATGACTTGCACCATGCTTCAGCCGGAATGGTCACAGAAGTAACATATAAAGATTACAAATCTGACTATAAGCCAGATCCGAATGACACAACAAATAAACCTGAATAA
- a CDS encoding F510_1955 family glycosylhydrolase: MKKMTKVMMMISAILLLSACSSSNEKEQSFITSKEQAKSNTSVTNNPFFKEKKEGKFEHLHGIGYAGNQNAIYFATHEGLLVYQNNQWYETTSNKHDYMGFSATDDGFYASGHPEEGSSLGNPLGLVKSLDHGQTLMNLGFYKESDFHYMAVGYKSHTIYVVNQEENKKLGQGLFYSKDDGKTWSPSQLNGLPQTAAGTIAAHPTEENMVGISTTEGIFISKDNGNTFERFTRKINTMAFFFQEKSILFAAVENNKPVLIKQSFDSKQEEVLSVPALDEKDHIMYMASNPKNEKEMVMATMNGDIFVTTNNGESWTQIAVKGKLL; this comes from the coding sequence ATGAAAAAAATGACGAAAGTGATGATGATGATATCGGCTATTCTTCTTCTGAGCGCTTGTTCATCATCCAATGAAAAAGAACAGTCCTTTATTACGAGCAAAGAACAAGCAAAATCCAACACATCTGTTACAAATAATCCTTTCTTTAAAGAAAAGAAAGAAGGAAAGTTCGAACATTTACATGGAATTGGTTATGCAGGCAACCAAAATGCGATTTACTTTGCTACACATGAAGGTTTACTTGTTTACCAAAATAATCAATGGTATGAAACCACTTCCAATAAACATGATTATATGGGCTTTTCTGCAACAGACGATGGGTTTTATGCATCGGGACACCCAGAAGAAGGTTCATCTTTAGGAAATCCGCTTGGTCTTGTAAAAAGTCTTGATCATGGACAAACGTTGATGAACTTAGGGTTTTATAAAGAATCTGATTTTCATTATATGGCAGTAGGCTATAAAAGCCATACAATTTATGTCGTGAACCAAGAAGAAAACAAAAAGCTAGGACAAGGGTTATTTTACAGTAAAGACGACGGCAAAACGTGGTCGCCAAGTCAATTAAACGGCCTACCGCAAACTGCTGCAGGAACGATTGCTGCCCATCCAACGGAGGAAAATATGGTCGGAATTAGTACGACCGAAGGAATTTTCATTTCAAAAGATAATGGAAATACGTTTGAACGGTTTACTCGAAAAATCAATACAATGGCTTTTTTCTTCCAAGAAAAATCGATTTTATTTGCTGCTGTAGAAAACAATAAGCCTGTACTTATCAAACAATCATTCGATTCAAAGCAGGAGGAAGTTCTTTCTGTTCCTGCACTCGATGAAAAAGATCATATCATGTATATGGCTTCTAATCCGAAAAATGAAAAGGAAATGGTGATGGCCACCATGAATGGCGATATTTTCGTGACAACAAATAACGGTGAAAGCTGGACTCAAATAGCAGTAAAGGGGAAACTACTATAG
- a CDS encoding response regulator transcription factor, with the protein MYTILLVDDEKRMLDLLDLYLSPKGYRCVKCESGLSAIQYLENNKADLVLLDIMMPEVDGWETCKCIREFSNVPIIMVTARDQTLDIVKGLNMGADDYITKPFDESELLARIEAVLRRSAGKQPKIEFQGLVWDEAQHKVQYNKHDLFLTPKEFAILGLFLKNPGRVFSREQIILSLWGYNANTEERTIDSHVKNIREKLRQAGFPIDRFLQTVWGVGYKWKG; encoded by the coding sequence ATGTATACGATATTACTTGTTGATGATGAAAAACGAATGTTAGATTTACTTGATCTTTATCTTTCGCCTAAAGGGTACCGTTGTGTAAAGTGTGAATCCGGTTTATCAGCAATACAGTACTTAGAAAATAACAAAGCGGATTTAGTGTTATTGGATATTATGATGCCGGAGGTGGATGGTTGGGAAACTTGTAAATGTATTAGAGAATTTTCCAATGTCCCTATTATTATGGTGACCGCAAGAGATCAAACATTGGATATCGTAAAAGGACTTAATATGGGAGCTGATGACTATATCACAAAACCATTTGACGAATCCGAACTGCTTGCCCGCATAGAGGCGGTTCTGCGCCGTTCAGCAGGGAAACAACCAAAAATTGAGTTTCAAGGTTTAGTGTGGGATGAAGCTCAACATAAGGTTCAATATAATAAACATGATCTTTTTCTGACACCTAAAGAGTTTGCCATATTGGGGCTTTTTCTGAAAAACCCAGGCAGAGTGTTTAGCAGAGAACAAATTATTCTATCACTATGGGGCTATAACGCAAATACAGAAGAGCGCACTATTGATTCTCATGTGAAAAATATTAGAGAAAAGCTGAGACAAGCTGGGTTTCCAATCGATCGATTTCTGCAAACTGTTTGGGGGGTGGGGTATAAATGGAAGGGATAA
- a CDS encoding metal-sensing transcriptional repressor — protein MNHCEDNNMNAKMVPRTEQEIESIIKRLKRIEGQVRGVQKMVEDNRYCIDILVQISAIHAALKKVGFNLLERHAKHCVSKAIREGHGEESLRELMDVIKQFSK, from the coding sequence GTGAATCACTGTGAAGATAACAATATGAACGCAAAAATGGTTCCGCGGACAGAACAAGAAATTGAAAGCATCATTAAGCGGTTGAAGCGGATTGAAGGGCAAGTGCGCGGTGTGCAAAAGATGGTAGAGGACAATCGTTATTGTATTGATATTTTGGTTCAAATTTCAGCGATTCATGCAGCTTTAAAAAAAGTAGGATTTAACTTGTTGGAACGTCATGCAAAACATTGCGTTTCTAAGGCGATCCGCGAAGGCCATGGAGAAGAATCGCTTCGGGAATTAATGGATGTCATTAAGCAATTCTCAAAGTAA
- a CDS encoding heavy metal translocating P-type ATPase has translation MSEQKLITLRITGMTCAACSNRIEKVLNKMDGVEANVNLAMEKATIKYDPSKQSIADIRTKIENLGYGVATEKVTLDIEGMTCAACAARIEKGLNRMEGVTSAAVNLATNSAVVEFTEGIASVEDILEKIKKLGYKGQIRNEEQEQAGRKEELLKQKQRQLAISIILSLPLLYTMMAHMPFDIGLPMPHLLMNPWFQLLLATPVQFYIGGPFYVGAYRALRNKSANMDVLVALGTSAAYFYSLYEALKTLGNSGYMPSLYFETSAVLITLVLVGKYFESLAKGRTTEAVSKLLSLQAKEALVIRNGEEVRVPLEEVMIGDILLVKPGEKIPVDGTVIAGVSSVDESMITGESIPVDKKEGDSVIGATINKNGVLTIRAEKVGKDTALANIIKIVEEAQGSKAPIQRMADIISGIFVPIVVGIAVVAFMIWYIFVAPGDLPKALEVAIAVLVIACPCALGLATPTSIMVGTGKGAEKGILFKGGEYLEGTHKVNAVLLDKTGTVTKGKPEVTDVLKFREDMLDYAVSAESASEHPLAHAIVEYGKKQAILVKPLEHFSAITGHGIEAVIDGKNVLVGTRKLMKERSVELSMHEDKMAELEKQGKTAMLVAIDGQLAGIIAVADTVKESSKEAIQTLKQMGIEVYMVTGDNKRTAEAIAKQVNVDRVYAEVLPEEKANIVEELQKQGKRVAMVGDGINDAPALAKADIGMAIGTGADVAIETADVTLVGGDLAHIPKAIELSRKTMKNIRQNLFWALFYNTIGIPVAAAGLLEPWVAGAAMAFSSVSVVTNALRLKRVKI, from the coding sequence ATGAGTGAGCAAAAGCTCATTACACTTAGGATAACAGGCATGACATGTGCAGCCTGTTCCAATCGGATTGAGAAAGTGTTGAACAAAATGGATGGAGTAGAAGCCAATGTCAATTTGGCAATGGAAAAAGCAACGATTAAATATGATCCATCGAAACAAAGTATAGCCGATATCCGAACGAAAATTGAGAATTTAGGGTATGGTGTTGCGACTGAAAAGGTGACGCTGGATATTGAGGGGATGACATGTGCGGCATGTGCGGCACGGATTGAAAAAGGGTTAAATCGTATGGAAGGCGTTACAAGTGCAGCTGTAAACTTGGCGACAAACAGTGCTGTTGTAGAATTCACTGAAGGCATTGCATCTGTCGAAGACATTTTAGAGAAAATCAAAAAGCTTGGGTACAAGGGGCAGATCCGAAACGAAGAACAAGAGCAGGCAGGCCGGAAAGAAGAACTGCTTAAGCAAAAACAACGGCAACTCGCCATTTCCATCATTTTATCACTGCCTTTGCTTTATACGATGATGGCTCATATGCCGTTTGATATAGGCTTACCAATGCCGCACCTATTGATGAATCCGTGGTTCCAGCTTCTTTTGGCTACACCCGTTCAGTTCTACATCGGAGGCCCTTTCTATGTAGGGGCGTACCGGGCATTGCGAAACAAAAGTGCGAACATGGATGTACTGGTGGCACTTGGAACATCAGCCGCTTACTTTTACAGCTTGTATGAAGCTTTGAAAACATTAGGAAATTCAGGGTATATGCCAAGTTTATATTTTGAAACGAGTGCCGTACTGATTACGCTTGTACTTGTCGGAAAATACTTTGAATCACTGGCGAAAGGGCGGACAACCGAAGCCGTCTCCAAACTGTTGAGCCTGCAGGCAAAAGAAGCTCTTGTCATCCGTAATGGGGAAGAAGTAAGAGTTCCGCTTGAGGAAGTGATGATAGGGGATATCCTTCTCGTTAAACCGGGCGAAAAAATTCCGGTAGACGGTACCGTCATCGCCGGAGTATCCTCTGTCGACGAATCGATGATTACCGGTGAATCGATTCCTGTTGATAAGAAGGAAGGCGACTCTGTTATCGGAGCAACCATTAATAAGAATGGTGTACTAACTATTCGGGCAGAGAAGGTAGGGAAAGATACAGCACTTGCCAATATCATTAAAATCGTCGAAGAGGCTCAAGGCTCGAAAGCGCCGATTCAGCGTATGGCTGATATCATTTCGGGTATTTTCGTACCGATTGTCGTAGGCATTGCTGTTGTTGCGTTCATGATATGGTACATCTTTGTTGCTCCGGGGGACTTGCCAAAGGCGCTTGAGGTGGCTATCGCGGTTCTCGTCATTGCATGTCCTTGCGCGCTCGGTCTGGCGACACCGACATCGATTATGGTCGGTACAGGCAAAGGGGCAGAAAAAGGGATCCTCTTTAAAGGAGGTGAGTACCTGGAGGGAACACATAAAGTTAATGCCGTGCTTCTGGATAAAACAGGAACAGTGACAAAAGGAAAACCGGAAGTAACAGATGTGCTTAAGTTCCGAGAAGACATGCTCGATTATGCCGTTTCCGCCGAGAGTGCTTCGGAACATCCGCTGGCTCATGCGATTGTCGAATATGGAAAGAAACAAGCGATTTTGGTTAAGCCGTTGGAGCATTTCTCCGCCATTACTGGTCACGGAATTGAAGCAGTCATTGATGGCAAAAATGTCCTTGTTGGAACACGAAAGCTGATGAAGGAACGCTCTGTAGAGCTTTCCATGCATGAAGATAAAATGGCAGAGCTTGAAAAGCAGGGGAAAACCGCTATGCTTGTTGCCATTGATGGGCAGCTTGCCGGCATCATTGCTGTCGCTGATACGGTAAAAGAAAGCTCAAAAGAAGCGATTCAAACATTAAAACAAATGGGCATCGAAGTGTACATGGTAACGGGAGACAACAAACGGACAGCAGAAGCCATTGCTAAGCAAGTGAATGTAGATCGCGTCTATGCAGAAGTGCTTCCTGAAGAAAAAGCGAATATTGTCGAAGAGCTGCAAAAACAAGGGAAGCGGGTGGCGATGGTCGGTGATGGAATTAATGACGCTCCGGCTTTGGCAAAAGCGGATATTGGTATGGCCATCGGCACAGGAGCGGATGTTGCTATCGAAACGGCCGATGTTACCTTGGTCGGTGGAGATTTAGCCCATATCCCGAAAGCGATTGAGTTAAGCCGCAAAACAATGAAAAACATTCGGCAAAACCTGTTCTGGGCTTTGTTCTATAATACGATTGGTATTCCGGTAGCCGCCGCTGGATTATTGGAACCTTGGGTTGCCGGAGCGGCCATGGCATTCAGTTCCGTATCAGTTGTGACAAACGCGCTTCGTTTGAAACGCGTGAAAATATAA
- a CDS encoding ATP-binding protein — MRKISFKLGLLFFLFVLGIETVLFVSLYITLVHSRINEEFEQLLARGNNHRDVLEKNYDSSTLEHVTMMESEAVTDVVITDDKGNILYFSDHILPFAKRIIKNEVKNIPHDGMIVQKNWQKESHISTVSPIRVDGKIKGYVYMFQNTASIQNMIYKLKHHFIIVGILSVFLTIITIAFLSRVITIPLIRMKQATEKLSKGDFSVRLQVKGEDELAQLGKSIQTLARDLEYLKKERNEFLASISHELRTPLTYVKGYADIARRPNIKEEEREKYLTIIYEEAEHMQKLVKELFELAKMDQHSFHIHQSSTNLCSFLRKVYEKMHPAFQAKNMSLIYHCDGNITVHIDQKRFEQVMMNLLDNALKYSEQGSTVSIDVRTEKKNIVIIVSDEGRGIPEEDLPHIFERFYRVDKSRSRASGGTGLGLAIAKEIIEAHGGSIYADSIYGKGTKMMITLPKE; from the coding sequence ATGAGAAAAATCTCGTTTAAATTAGGACTATTATTTTTTCTATTTGTGTTAGGAATCGAAACGGTTTTGTTTGTGTCATTATATATTACGCTTGTTCATTCTAGAATTAATGAGGAATTTGAGCAGCTGTTGGCAAGAGGAAATAATCACCGCGATGTGTTAGAAAAAAATTACGACTCTTCTACGTTGGAACATGTCACCATGATGGAGTCGGAAGCGGTGACGGACGTTGTTATTACAGATGACAAGGGGAATATATTATATTTTTCGGATCATATTTTACCATTTGCCAAAAGAATAATAAAAAACGAAGTTAAAAACATTCCCCATGATGGTATGATTGTACAAAAAAATTGGCAAAAAGAGTCGCATATTTCAACAGTAAGCCCGATTCGGGTTGACGGCAAGATAAAAGGGTATGTCTATATGTTTCAAAATACAGCTTCCATTCAAAACATGATTTATAAGTTAAAGCATCATTTTATTATCGTTGGAATTCTTTCTGTATTTTTAACGATTATAACGATTGCTTTCTTATCAAGAGTGATTACGATTCCTCTCATTCGCATGAAACAGGCGACCGAAAAATTGAGCAAAGGTGATTTTTCTGTCCGTTTACAAGTAAAAGGAGAGGATGAATTAGCGCAATTAGGAAAATCTATTCAAACATTGGCAAGGGATTTAGAATACTTAAAAAAAGAAAGAAACGAATTTCTTGCCAGTATTTCTCATGAGCTTCGTACCCCTCTCACATATGTAAAAGGATATGCGGACATCGCCAGAAGACCAAACATTAAGGAAGAAGAGAGAGAGAAATATTTGACTATTATTTATGAAGAAGCAGAGCATATGCAAAAATTAGTAAAAGAACTTTTTGAATTAGCAAAAATGGATCAGCATTCCTTTCACATTCATCAGTCATCGACCAACTTATGTTCATTTTTAAGAAAAGTATACGAGAAAATGCACCCTGCTTTTCAGGCGAAAAACATGTCTCTTATATATCACTGTGATGGAAACATTACGGTCCATATAGACCAAAAACGTTTTGAGCAAGTGATGATGAATCTGTTAGATAATGCTTTAAAATATTCTGAGCAAGGTTCTACCGTCTCTATTGATGTAAGGACGGAGAAAAAGAACATCGTGATAATTGTTTCAGACGAAGGCAGAGGAATTCCTGAAGAGGATTTGCCGCATATTTTTGAACGGTTCTACCGGGTGGATAAATCAAGATCAAGAGCCAGCGGTGGAACGGGATTGGGCTTAGCGATAGCAAAAGAAATTATTGAAGCCCATGGAGGTTCTATTTATGCGGATAGTATCTACGGAAAAGGAACGAAAATGATGATTACATTACCGAAGGAATGA
- a CDS encoding sulfite exporter TauE/SafE family protein, translating to MYSFFNQISNLLSQPFLNIAHDTTTIPILSAFVLGIVGAMAPCQLTANLGVITLYSNQSLQKGIAWKELFLYIFGKIIAFSGLGMIVWLLGNEIQSTLTFYFPWLRKLIGPILILVGLYLLGLFKMYWNLTLFKIPERFLKKGKTGSFLMGFSFSLAFCPTMFVLFFVTLMPLVYSTSYGVILPGIFAIGTSVPVIFFIFILWYLGFSGTLMKKGKQAGRFVQKAAGIVIILLGILDTITY from the coding sequence ATGTATTCATTTTTCAATCAAATAAGTAACCTTTTAAGTCAACCATTTCTAAATATTGCACATGATACAACCACTATCCCCATTTTATCAGCGTTTGTTCTTGGTATAGTAGGAGCGATGGCCCCGTGTCAACTCACCGCTAACTTAGGAGTAATCACGTTATACAGTAATCAGTCCTTGCAAAAAGGAATTGCGTGGAAAGAGTTGTTTCTTTATATTTTTGGTAAAATTATTGCCTTTTCCGGTTTGGGGATGATTGTCTGGCTTTTGGGGAATGAGATTCAAAGTACACTAACATTCTATTTTCCGTGGCTAAGAAAGCTGATCGGTCCCATTCTCATTCTTGTAGGTTTATACTTGTTAGGGCTTTTTAAAATGTATTGGAACCTAACCTTGTTCAAAATACCTGAGAGATTTTTAAAGAAAGGAAAAACAGGTTCTTTTTTAATGGGGTTCAGTTTTTCGTTAGCGTTTTGTCCAACGATGTTTGTGCTGTTTTTCGTGACTTTAATGCCTCTTGTGTATTCAACGTCTTATGGAGTGATATTGCCGGGCATCTTTGCCATCGGAACCTCTGTACCTGTTATTTTCTTCATCTTCATTCTATGGTACTTAGGATTTAGCGGTACTCTAATGAAAAAAGGAAAACAAGCAGGAAGGTTCGTTCAGAAGGCAGCTGGAATCGTGATAATCTTACTTGGCATATTAGACACCATCACTTATTGA